In the Brachyhypopomus gauderio isolate BG-103 unplaced genomic scaffold, BGAUD_0.2 sc90, whole genome shotgun sequence genome, AGTGACTGTGAAAAAACCCCAAATACAACAGCTGGTCAGGAACAGTGAAGTGTAGGTGCCTCAGTGACACTACAGAGGACACAAGCACACTTTATAGTGCAGCTCTGATTTTACAAAAGCTTTTGCGTGACGCTTCTGGGATGACATGCCCATGGCCACCCACATCAGATGACTTAAATGTAACTGAAGCTAAATCTGTTGTCCCTCTCAAATTGTATAATCTGATTTCCTGGATTGTGGGTGCAACTGAGGAACCAACGCTGGCTATGTTGATATTCCAGGTTGTTTTTACATGCACAACATGCTGCACAGGAACTTAAGACTGTAGTCATCAAGAGCCCTGATACTGATGTGTCAGTAATTGCTGTAAGTTTGCAAAGAGCTTTACCTTGTAAGTTGTATTTTTTCACTGGATTTACCAACAGAACAAAAATCATTGACATAGCCAAGGTGTCATCAGCTCTTGGCACCCGTGTGTGTTCAGCGCTTATTGGGATCCATACATTCTCAGGATGTGACTCTACAAGTGCCTTTCAGGGCAAGGGCAAAAGAAAGACATTTTCTCTTGCCTCAGAGAAAAAGGAATACCTGACTGCATTTACAGATTTGGGCAGTAGTTTTAACCTGGATCAGTCGACCTTTGATCTGCTTTGCAAATATGTGTGCCAACTGTATGGTCTGACATTCTTGGCAGATGTGAACGATGCCAGATACAAAACATTCTGCATGTCAACCTCAGCTTTGCCAGAACTATCCATGCCACCAACAAGTGATGCCCTGTATCAGCACTGCAAAAGGACAAACTACCAAGCAACAATAATGAGACACCCATTGGCAATGGATGGCACCTTGAGGATGGAGAGTTAACGGTGACCTGGATgactaatggcgcatttccactagggcctgcttggcgcggtacggttcgatacgggtcggtttgtgagtgtttccattagtaccagttccctgtgagccggcccctttgggtacttttttcgtaccgactcgcttgaggttctaaccgttccgaagagGTACTGTTCTGTGacgtgtcgtcacaggttgcgtcaggagagcgactcctccgctatccaCTAccgactcctcagccatttttaaaacccgaGGAGAGAAGAATGGAGGACCACAAGAATGTTCCCTGGTCGAACGCCGAGGTACAGACCTTTCTGCAAATAATaggcgatcaaaaaatccagggcgaactggacggggccactagaaacgTAAAAGTTTTTAgtgaggtttccgcgctaatggccactcatggctaccagcggtccgttatACAGTGTCGGTCCAAGCTTAAAAAGCTCAAAAGTGactaccgggcggtgaaggatcACAATGCACGCAGCGGTGCAAACCGCAAAGATTGGAAGTGGTTCCAGCAGATGGATGctatatacggtcaccggccagccagcaACAgcagagaaaacgtgctggacacggcgatgtcggtgctggaggccacggagaatggtgagtgtattgtgatttatgttttactactaggctcacaaaagatgtaatatgaacgtaatatgaacgcatctattgtaaacgcaggaatttagagctgtgtttgtagtaaatgttaccaccacagtcactactgtacaatagctagctcttggCCACAGCGTGGAGCCtagctagttgctagttagctgtagccattaacaaagcatgagcagtgatgacgtgctacacattttgtgcagttacgctatattgttgttgctttcacgggaatgcttgtgtttaatatttgttattttttatgttcaagattccccttccactgacgaggcgagcgctTCTTTGGAACCTCCCGCCTCCCCCGCATCATCCGTGTCATACACGGAACCAGCGGTCTCTACACCGGCTGGATCACAAACGCCTGTCCGGCGGCCCAATACAggtgaggaacacaaaaaacatGTGAAGCACCGGAGTAGCACGAGTACCGAgtgcatttcagttttactaatcAACTCCCATTACCCTTTTTTGTCTAGGCAAGCGAAAAAGGACCCAGACTGACCTAGATATCTGTGCACATCTCCAGGAGATGCAGGCGCAGGATGTGCGGATGCATGAACAGATTCATGAGCAGCGCGAGGAGCACATCCAGCTGCTGCTCTGTGATTCTCGCGAGGCCCGTGAACAAGAAGCCGAGCTGAGGAGAGCGGAGCTGGCGGAAAATGCTTcattcaaccgggctttcctcggggtgttTGGTGAACTTGTAAAAACATTGCGAGACAGACACCAGTGAAAACATTTTAACAGTTTTTTTTggggtaatttgcttttttgcacttttaaaaacttttttcttactatatttacatattttgtaaatatcaacattaatatatttcttaataaagttttatttcatttgattgtatgactgatgctttttatgccgGGTGTGTTCATTGTCTTAACAAACAATCCGCAGCAGATAATGAGTTTGACAATCACAGCTTTATTGCTTTGTGTACATGAAACAGGCAAGGGCAACAATTTAACTGTTATGACAGATATATTGCATCAGTGCATTGCGAGCATCTCTACcatcacacccctccacaccctctgCCATTGCTGCCACTGGCTGCTGTGCAGCAGTAGCTGGCACATCCCATGTAGTGTCATATGTCTCTCCATAACTTTCACACAAATTATGCAGAGCGCAGCATACCAACACCATTGATTTCACAAGTTGAATCTCACAGTCATTCCTTTTCAGAAGGCAGCGCCATCTACCCTTAAGTCTGCCAAAAGCATTCTCAACAACAACACGTGTGCGACTGATATGTTGATTGAAGATCTGCTGCTCTTTTGTGAGGTTTCCGGTGTCCTGAAATGGCTTCAAAAGCCACTTTTGTAAGGGGTAGGCAGAGTctcaaaaagtttaggtgtcactattgattctgatctttcatttgacacacatgtatgcaatgtcactaaggctgcctttttccatttacgtaatattgccaagctgagacacttactttcattagctgatgcagagaagctagttcatgcttttgtctcgtcgagattggactactgtaatagtcttctaattggatgctctaaacagtccataaagaagctacaacttgtacaaaatgccgcagctagagtcctaaccaaggctaggaaattcgatcatattagtcccactctcgccgcactacactggctgccgattatatatcgcattgaatttaaagttctcctgttaacctataaggcgtgaaatggtcttgccccacaatatctgagtgaactcattgattactacaacccatctcgccctttgcgctcccaaaatgctggatttctcgtagttccaaaaattagtaaaaatacagccggaggcagagctttctcttttaaagcccctcaattatggaatagccttccagctccaatccgagactctgacacagttccaatctttaaatctagacttaagactcacctgtttagtcaagccttcagctaaagttccccttgtaaggtgtaggggcttgggggcccccagacgttgagatttctggtgatctgagatgttgatgctgtcatccagctgtgtcttggcatcactctatttgtgactatgacttgactggaaagcaatgtctcagtgagccctcatgcctgtggtcacctctgaacctctccctttagttatgctgctatagattagtctgccggagccacatgctgatcactggcacgtgagctacgtacatttaaatcaacggtggtttaaattcatgtccactcagtctgtattatctatcttcttgcatggctctacccaagacgattggatacaggcacctgcaggcacctgggggatggtctggctgccggtggatgtgctgataccggggttcacctggggagtaacactgcagtcggagcctacaataccagcatcactgctccgacacggaatgaaagcctggcattcatcaacagatatttacagtgacaatatcaaaacccagaactttcaattctaccttttacctagtctgattgtgtgaattatgtgtgacttgtgtatttgtgtgttaacgggccgcccaatggaggatgggttcccttttgagtcttggttctcccgaggtttcttcctattccccaccaccatagggagtttttcctcgccactgtcgcctttggcttgctcattagggttctggacccatagtattgttaaccttgtaaaccctgtaaagctgctttgcgacaacttgagttgttaaaagcgctatacaaataaactttgattgattgattgattgagtctCCAAGGATGTAATAGCCAGCGGGCATGGCACTGGTTGTCCTAACACCTGCTGGAAATAGATTTCCCCGGGTGGCCAACTCCCACAGCATGGACAGTCTCAGCACTCAAGCATCATGCATACTCCCGGGCATTCCAGCCATTACATTCCAGAAGAGGCCCTTTCCGTCGACTACACCTTGGAGGATTATTGAGTGCCAGCCTTTGCGGTTGAAGTAGTCGGTGTGACACAGTCGTGGGCCAATGATGGGTATGTGGGAGCCATCAATAGCACCCACGCAATGTGGGAGTCCCCAtctagtctgtatgtactccgCCATATCCCTGAATCGCCGTTCGTCTGGATAACGAATCTGCTCAGGTACCAGTAGTGTCTCTGCTGCAGCACAGAaatcctgcacacacctgcacgcaGTTGTAGTGCTGACTCCAAACAGATGGCCTATGCTTCTGTACTCCGAGCTTCCACAGTGCTATTGCCACTCTTTTGTGTACGGGCACACACTCTCGAAAAGTTGTGTCTTGTCGCTCCAGGGCTGGACGCAATTTGTTGCTGAGGGAGTCGAACGCGTCTCGGGACATCCTGAAGTTCTGTAGCCACTGTGTGCACGTGAACTCAGGAACAATAACGTCCCACCACTGAGACGCTCGTCGGAATGTCCACACTGAGCGTTTGCGACGGCCATTAGCCAACAACAAAGCCATctgaaacgcacacacacagactttttACTGTGTTAGCTTTACACACTTTGCACATTTATTTCGGGTAGAAAGACCGATGTCGACTAGCGTTAGCTTAGCTTACCAGCCTatgtctttttctccttctcctgtTGTCCTCGGCCTGATACTGCTGTATGGTCACAAGAAGTCTCCGCTCCTTTTCTTGTGTTGTGCGTCTCGCTAACTGAAGCCTTCTCTTGCTCGCTTCATTTGCACGTTTCCGGAATAAAAGCCATAGCCCTAGCACAAGGTACACGAGTCCTTCCATCGCCATCTCGTCCATTGTtgtacggtgttgtggtcgcatacaaatgatgtcacgacactacaacccgcgcgccaacagcgactccacccacattgtggtggtccaccattgtaatggaaacacaacgcgaccgtaccgttccgttgcgaatcgacccgtatcgaaccgtaccgcgccaagcaggccctagtggaaatgcgccataaaaCCCCCGCCCCTGAAAGTGTGTTGCAGGTAGTTCACTGCAGTTGTAAGCAGGGCAAATgtgagacagggagatgttcctgtATGTCTGCCAGCCCGTGTTGTACAGATTTATGTAGATGCCAAAATTGTGGAAATACTTTAAAAGAAACAGAGCACATTGCTCCATGGGATGATGACTCTGATGATGACAGTGAAATGGATGAATAATAGTAATGAGTAAGAAAAGaactttgtatttgtatttgggATCGAGGGACAGTAATGTATTCAATGCTAGAATGAACCATGCTGTGACCTTAAGACACCATTCTGTACTGTGTATAAACATATTTGTAGCTGTATATTGCATTTATTGtagtgtttattattttaatcaaatcaaatcaaatctatTTATAAAGCACCTTAAAATCAATGTCATTGGCCAAGGTGCTGTACACAAGTAGGAgcataaaatacatataaaagACAACCACATTTACAACAAAAACaacctctcaacacacacaacatttaaaacaaaaggGGGTGCAGTAACGTTTTGATTTATTTCAGCCACCATTGACTAAAGtctgtacttttttgctgtCTGTGATTACACAGTATCTACTGAAAATTGATATATAAAACACCAGTGTATACAACTTCATATTGTGTTTATGCTTTATTTTGTGTGGTGTCAATTTCTGAAGTTTAAGAAAGAAATCTGCAAATTTGCAATATTCCATAATGTAAATTCACACTTGAGTGTACTAAAGCATTAATACTTCTCTTATATGTTTAAGTACATGTATAGGTCAGTTTGAGATATATTTTAGGTTGTGAAAATGGAGATGAATTTACAAGCAAAACCAGCAGCAtagaaattgttttttttattcacatatatatattcatttatGCACTGTGACAAAAAACTGCAGGATATTTTACGGAGAACTTTTAACTCAAGGTCTATAAGGGTATTGTCTTTTCaaaaacacttttaaaaagtaGTGCCCAGACGTGCGAACGAAAATCACTTTCTAAGCACTTTTTGTTGGTTCACATTATGGCCTATATGTatacatgtgaaatacaaatgtacagtcatggccaaaagttttgcgaatgacacaaatattatattttcacatagtacagttggcatgagacaagactggtggtaacGCACACCTCGTCTTCTctgaacaagctgttttccagatgtcccaaacaatcggaaaggggattcatcagagaaaatgactttaccccagtcctcagcagtccactccctgtaccttttgcagaatatcagtctgtgcctgatgttttttctggagagaagtggcttctttgctgccttccttgagaccaggccttgctccaagagtctctgcctcacagtgcgtgcagatggactcacacctgcctgctgccattcctgagcaagctctgcactgctggtagcccgatcccgcagctgaaacacttttaagagatggtcctggcgcttgctggtctttcttgggcgccctggagcttttttggcaacaatggaacctctctccttgaagttcttgatgatgtgatagattgttgactgaggtgcaatctttctagctgtgacactcttccctgttaggccatttttgtgcagtgcaatgatgactgcatgtgtttctttagagataaccatggttaacagaacagaaacaatgatgccaagcaccagcctccttttaaagtgtccagtggtgtcattcttacttaatcatgacagattgatctccagccctgtcctcatcaacacccacacctgtgttaatggagcaatcactgaaacaatgttagctggtccttttaaggcagggctgcaatgaagttgaaatgtgttttgg is a window encoding:
- the LOC143493602 gene encoding uncharacterized protein LOC143493602 gives rise to the protein MEDHKNVPWSNAEVQTFLQIIGDQKIQGELDGATRNVKVFSEVSALMATHGYQRSVIQCRSKLKKLKSDYRAVKDHNARSGANRKDWKWFQQMDAIYGHRPASNSRENVLDTAMSVLEATENDSPSTDEASASLEPPASPASSVSYTEPAVSTPAGSQTPVRRPNTGKRKRTQTDLDICAHLQEMQAQDVRMHEQIHEQREEHIQLLLCDSREAREQEAELRRAELAENASFNRAFLGVFGELVKTLRDRHQ